The window GTGATCTCCGGCGACGGCGCCAAGGTGCTGGCCAGTGCTTCCACCGCCGAAGTGTCGGTGCGCAAGGAACTCGGCGGCTCGGGCAAGGGTGGTAACACCGCTGCGGCCCAGGCCATCGGCAAGCTGATCGCCGAAAAGGCTAAGGCTGCCGGCATCGAAAAAGTGGCGTTTGATCGCTCAGGTTTTGCGTACCACGGCCGCGTCAAGGCGCTTGCCGATGCTGCCCGCGAAGCTGGCTTGCAGTTCTAAGCAGATCGGAATAAATCATGGCTAAAGTTCAAGGGAAAATGCAGGGTAAGGCCGAAGGGCCTGAAGACGGCCTGCGCGAGAAGATGATCGCGGTCAACCGCGTGACCAAGGTGGTCAAGGGTGGCCGTATTCTTGGTTTCGCCGCGCTGACCGTGGTAGGCGATGGCGACGGCCGCGTCGGCATGGGCAAGGGCAAGTCGAAAGAAGTGCCCGCAGCTGTGCAAAAAGCGATGGAAGAAGCCCGTCGCAACATGGTCAAGGTCACGCTGAAGAACGGCTCTGTGTTCCACAAGGTCGAAGGTCACCATGGCGCAGCCAACGTGATGATGGCGCCGGCCCCCAAGGGTACGGGCATCATCGCGGGCGGCCCGATGCGCGCCGTGTTCGAAGTGATGGGCATCACCGACATCGTGGCCAAGAGCCACGGTTCTTCCAATCCGTACAACATGGTTCGCGCCACGTTGGACGCTTTGCGCAATTCCACGACGCCGGCTGACATCGCCGCCAAGCGTGGCAAGAGCGTCGAAGACATCCTCGCCTAAGCAGAGGTCTGAAAATGACAACGCAACAAAAACTCAAAGTGACGCTGGTTCGCAGCCCGATCGGCACCAAGGAATCGCACCGGGCGACCGTGCGCGGCCTGGGTCTGCGCAAGATCCGCAGCGTCAGCGAACTGCAGGACACGCCAGAAGTCCGCGGCATGATCAACAAGATCAGTTATCTGGTCAAAATTCTCGATTAAGGGACCACCATGGAACTCAATGGCATTAAGCCTGCAGCGGGTGCAAAGCACGCCAAGCGTCGCGTTGGTCGCGGCATTGGTTCCGGCTTGGGTAAAACCGCCGGTCGTGGTCACAAGGGGCAGAAGTCCCGTTCGGGCGGCTACCACAAGGTCGGTTTCGAAGGCGGTCAAATGCCTCTGCAACGCCGTCTGCCCAAGCGTGGTTTCAAGTCGGC of the Rhodoferax koreense genome contains:
- the rplR gene encoding 50S ribosomal protein L18, translating into MLTKKEQRLRRARQTRIRIATQGVARLTVNRTNLHIYASVISGDGAKVLASASTAEVSVRKELGGSGKGGNTAAAQAIGKLIAEKAKAAGIEKVAFDRSGFAYHGRVKALADAAREAGLQF
- the rpsE gene encoding 30S ribosomal protein S5 — translated: MAKVQGKMQGKAEGPEDGLREKMIAVNRVTKVVKGGRILGFAALTVVGDGDGRVGMGKGKSKEVPAAVQKAMEEARRNMVKVTLKNGSVFHKVEGHHGAANVMMAPAPKGTGIIAGGPMRAVFEVMGITDIVAKSHGSSNPYNMVRATLDALRNSTTPADIAAKRGKSVEDILA
- the rpmD gene encoding 50S ribosomal protein L30, yielding MTTQQKLKVTLVRSPIGTKESHRATVRGLGLRKIRSVSELQDTPEVRGMINKISYLVKILD